The genomic segment CAGAGTTTTTGAAATTGTGTGTAGAACGGAGGTGAGTCCAGGGTCCAGCACTGATCTGGAGCCTGGTGTCTCCATTCCCAGGGCCCTTCCTCTGGGTTTCTTGGAGCATCCTGTTAGGGGCGATGTTGGGGTGAGGGTGCCACGCTTTCCCCTGGGGCTGGGCGCTGGACTTGAATCACTTGTAGAAACTGGGAAGACCAAGTCTGTGTGTGCTTTTTGTTACACTGCTGGGTGGCTTTAAGGCTCAGGGTTGGGGATGGTCTGTCTCTTGCAGGTGACCTGCCTGCACACCCTGGGCTACCCCCCAGCCCAGGGACAGGGTCTGCATGTGACTGGGGTCTCCTGGAACACCACTGGCTCTGTGGTGGCCTGTGCCTATGGCCGGTGAGTGGCAGCAGGGGTGGGTGTGGGGCAATTGGAGGCCCTCAGACCCTCGTCTGAGCCTCTGTCTCCCCGTCTGCGCAGTGAGGGGTTGGCTCAGAGTTTGGCCTTTCTCGGAGTCTTCCTTCTCAAGGCTGCCTGGACATTGGGTTGGCAGGAAAAGAGCAGGGAAGAGACTCCCAGTGCCCACCTGCCAGCACTGGGCAGTGAGCCCCGGGCCTGCCTCACCTACTCCGAGAGCTGTCTCCTGATGGGCCCAGGTTCCTCCACCCTGCCGTCATGTGGCCCCATCCTTGGTGCCTGGAACCCTCTCCCAGAGAAAGTCGTGCCCTTGGGGTGCCATAGAGGAGCCCGTGCCATTTCGGTACCcagcacagtgtgtgtgtgtgatggggacactgaggctcatCTGTTTGGGGGAGTAGGGGCTGAGGTGAGTCAGGTGATAGGAGCAAGGTGGGGTATGGTGGGTTGGGATgaagcccaggcctgggggcagagCTAGTGCAGGCACATCCATGCAGGCTGGACGATGGGGACTGGAGCACGCTCAAGTCCTTCGTGTGCACCTGGAATCTGGACCGGCGAGGCCTGAACCCCCAGCGGCCATCGGCGGTGGTGGAGGTGCCCAGTGCCGTCATGTGCCTGGCCTTCCACCCCACACAGCCGTCCCACATTGCAGGTGAGCCGTCCAATCTATGTTGCCTCTGCTTCTCACCCTGCAGAGGGTGGCCAGAGCCCTCCACTGGGTCCTCAGCCCCTGATCATGCCAGGGCAGATCTGTGGGGGAAGCAGAAAGCACAGGTGGCCCTGACCCCTGGACTCAGGTGAAgatgctgagggtgcagggcttGGGACAGGAGGCAGGTCCCTAGCTGAGTCTTGAGGGGGTGCGGGCTGTGCAGAGGAGCGGCCTGGTCGGGACAAGAGGCAGGACGAAGCAGGCACCACCGGGAGCTGACAGCGGTGATGAGTTGTGCATGTTGGGAGAGGCGGCAGGTGAAGTGGAGGGAATGCGGTGCTGGGCAGGGAAGGCAGCCTGGCAGTGGGAGGAGCGTCCTGGGCTGGGGCACAGCAGGCTAGAGCCTGAGGCCTGGGGACCAGGATGTTTCTTCCTCGGGACTGTTTCTGAGAACGTGGCCCCACGTCCTGGCTCAGTGGGTGAGAGGGGTGGGTGCTCGGCCAGGAAGCGGGACTGCTGGGTGAGGGTCTGCGCCCGCCCAGTCCTGCTTGGTCCCGCAGGCGGGCTGTACAGTGGTGAGGTGCTGGTGTGGGATGTGAGCCGCCCCGAGGACCCACTGCTCTGGCGCACGGGCCTGACGGATGACACGCACACGGACCCCGTGTACCAGGTCAGAGCAGGTCTGCCGGGCGGGTGGGGGCGCCGCctcctgtgttgggtcttgctgCCGTGGGCCTGTGGCGTGACACGGAGCAGGAGAGGGGGCGTCTGCTTGCCACGGCCAAGGAAGAAGGTCACCAGGGAGTTGGCGGTTGGACAGCTGCCTCTCGCATTCTCGGAGCTCCCAGGCCATGAATCACACCCGCCCCAGGGAGCCCCCGGGCCCTggcccttcccagcctcctccactGGAGCCGCAGTCCCCGCCGTCCTGGCTTTCTGCTGGGACTAGAAGGGACCTTGGAACCTTCTGGGTCTGCCTCCTGGTGGGTCAGGAGGCTCCCAAGCCCCCctcagaagtcttttttttttttttcctggaagagaaggggaggggggtggagagTGACATCTGGTCttgctgggaggtggggcaggcGTCCTTTCTCagcgtggccccgcgccctcctGTCCAGGTGGTTTGGCTCCCGGAGCCCCGGCACAGCCACCGCTTCCAGGTGCTGAGCGTGGCCGCTGACGGGAAGGTGCTGCtctggcagggagtgggggccgGCCGGCTGCAGCTCAGTGCAGGCTTTGCCCTGGCCGTGCAGCAGCTCCCCCGGAACACCAAACTGAAGAAGGTACGCGGGGGTGAGGCTGCCGCCCTGGAAATGGGACCCTAGAGTCAGTGAGCTTCGGGGGCGGGCAGGCGGGAGCCATGAGGGCCACCGTGTCCACGCACGTGCCTGGCTCCTTGGGGACACCGTGAGCGATGCCCTCGCTCTGCCCTATTGTTCTTTTCTCACAGCCTCCCCGGGGAGAGACCGAGGTGGGTGCCACGGCGGTGGCTTTCTCCAGCTTTGACCCCAGCCTTTTCGTTCTGGGCACGGAGGGCGGCTTCCCACTCAAGTGCTCCCTGGCAGCGGAGGAGGCTGCCCTCACGCGGATGCCCAGCTCTGTGCCCCTGCGGGCCCCAGCACAGTTCACCTTCTCTCCCCACGGCGGCCCGGTCTACTCTGTGAGCTGCTCCCCCTTCCACAGGTAGGGAGGCCCCCCTCTGTCAGCCACAGGGCCTCTGcacagggagggtgagggagtcCCACAAGGCCACACCTAGAACTGCTTAAAGGACCTGCAGGCTGCCCTGGGTCCAGGTCTTCCCCATTTGAGCCCCAGGATCCAGAGCGCCTGTGGTCGGCTTCAGGGAATCGGCCCCCACTTCCAAGGAGGAGCCCAGGTTGGCGGGGTCTAGGGAGGCCTTTCAGGAGCCTGACAGCCCATGAGTAGTCTGGCAGGAAGGCCCCAGCTGCACCTGGACCCCCAGTGCTCATCCCGACTGTTTGCTCTGCATCTCGTCTAGGAATCTCTTCCTGAGCGCAGGGACCGACGGCCACGTGCACCTGTACTCCATGCTGCAGGCCCAGCCCCTGACCTCCCTGCAGCTGTCCCACAAGTACCTGTTTGCTGTGCGGTGGTCCCCAGTGCGCCCCCTGGTGTTTGCAGCTGCTTCtggggaaggtaggaaggagaCACCAGGCTTGGACCCACTGAAGTGACATGAGCCCAGCCTGTGCCCGGGACTCTGGGTTTGGGACTGTATGTGGGGTGAGGGTGACGCTCTTCCCGGGGGTGGAGAGCTGAACTGAGGTAACAGCCTCGTCTGTGCACAGGGAACTGTGAAGAGGCTCAGAGGCTACTGCTCTGGGCCTTGCTTACCCCACGAATCTCTCTCCCTGAAGGTGATGTGCAGCTGTTTGATCTCCAGAAAAGCTCCCAGAAACCCACAGTTTCAATCAAGCAAACCCAGGATGAAAGCCCTGTCTACTGTCTTGAATTCAATCACCAGCAGACTCAGCTCCTGGCTGCTGGCGATGCCAAGGGCACAGTAAAGGTGTGGCAGCTGAGCAGTGAGTTCTCGGAACAAGGACCCCGGGAAACAGAGGACTTGGACCAGCTGGCAGCGGAGGTGGCCACCTGAGGAGGGGGAGTCCCGAGTAGAGGCAGGTTGGGGGAGGCTACACCTGTGCTGTGTACATCTGTGTACATCTGTGATGGAAGCTGAATGAAGACAAGCTTTTGGGGGAGTCAagtcatttatttgtgttttacgtggaaacagaaaattgggAGAGGGAGAACAAGAGGGGAAGTAGCCAGCTGCTTAGATTTTTCTGCAGTCGGAATGGGGCAGCTGGCTTCGAGACAGGAATTGGGTCCCCACAGCAACTTGGCAATGGCAGCTGGACCAGAAGCAGTTGATTGAAGCACCTTTTTCTACTAAGTCTTATCCCAAGCTAAGCAGGTTAAGGTTACAATTGGAAAGCAACACTGTCTGGAGTATTTTTCTTAAGAGCACAGAGATGAGTTGACATGCAGCAAGGCGACGGCCAGTGTGGGCCAGGCTAACCTAGGAGCAGAGGATCAATTCACGAACAGCGAGCGGGTGAACTCGACGTAGTCGAAAGCAGTGGGGAGTTCGCGGCCTTTGCCGTCCACATAGGGCTTCATGTGGGAGACGCAGTAGTCGGCTTGTTCCCGAGTCAGATTCTGGAGGGGAAGGCGTCACCTGTCAGCCAAGCCCCCACCAGCCACACTGGCTGAGGCAGGGGGCGAGGCAAGACTTCAAAACCATTAAGTGCCCAAGCTTCAGGACCTCTGCTGCTACAGCCTTTGGCCTCGAGTGAGTTTCACttgaaaatggggataaaatgcTCGCACCCAGCAGCTAATAAGGCTCAAAATCAGGGTGTTACTTTTGACTCAGCTCTGCCCCTAACCCAGGGTGCAACCTTGCCTGGGCTTTACTTTTCAgagcaaccccacccccacccctagacTACGGAAGCAGAGCCCCAGACCTGGTACAGCTCCTCCTTGGTCACGTAAGGCTTCCCTTCGGAGCTCAGGGCCCGGAAAGCACTTTCAATCTCCTCGCTGGACTTGACATTCTCAGTCTCACGGCTGATCATGAAGGCCATGTACTCTTGCAGGGAGACGTGGCCGTCCCTGGGGGTGAAGGTGCCGTGAGCGGGAAGGGTGCAGTAGAAGCTGCAGGCAGAGCCGCTTCCGCCACGTTCCCTGATGCTCACCTGTTTGGGTCCACAGTGTCCAGGATGGCCTCGAACTCAGGGTCGGGCTCCCCTTCCTCCACCATGGGCAGGTCATAGCCCAGGGAACGCAGGCAGGACTTGAACTCCTGGTGGTTCAGCCGGCCGGACTTGTCCTTGTCGAAGTGTCTGTGGCACAAAGCTGAGGCTCAGCACAGGTCCCGCTGCTGAGGCCACCCCCCCGGCAGGGAGGGTGCAGGGTGTACTCACTTAAACATCATGCTGAATTCTTTGAGGGCCTCCTCAGTCACCCCTGTTGTGTTcctggaagaaagaagagaattagGGACCGGATCCTCCACCCCATACAGCTGGTGACACACTCTGTTCTCTCCCAGTAAGCTGCTGGACGCGGGGGGGACCTTGCGCCCCAGGCCCCCGGGGAAGCTGCGGGCACCTGGCCTGGATCTGCTGCTCCAGGTTGTGCTGCATGCGCATGCCCAGCTGGTCGAGCTGGTCCCACTGCTGGGCCAGGCCCACCGTGCTGTGCTCCGTGTACTTGTTGTCCAGGATCAAGGCTTCCTCCATGGCTGCCCCCAGGTCCTCAATCTTCTTGAGCTGACTTCTCATGGCCCGAATCTCCTGGTGCTTGCGCTGCAGGGGTGAGGGAGCAGAGACGCATGGGACGGGAGCTCTCGCCGCGGTTACCAGGCCTGAGAGCCTGCTTTACAGCCCCCCTCAGGTTCGGTGCCCCCAGCCTGAGACCGGCAGGGCTGCCTGCACGGGGACAGCGGGGTGGGGATGGAGTGAAACTGAAGAAATCCAACAGCCTCAACAGTGGAAGGGGCTTCAGTGGGAGAGTCACAAGTCAGTGAGTTGACCTGCCAGGGGACGAGCATATACTGAGGTCCGAGTAGGCTCTTCCTTTCCAAGTAGGGCTCCAAGTAGCAGCTGTCACCCAGAAGACTCTTTAAAATGACAGAGGTCCTGGGCTGCCTTAAGCCAAGGGAAATGGGGGTACCTGATTTCAACTGAAGCCAGGTAGGCCTGCTGGCAGTGGTGGGGTGAAGGGTTCTAGCTGGGACAGAAACACCGGAGGCACTTACTTTGGTAGCTTCAAGCTGGGATTCGAGGGTCCCGGATTCTTCCACCATGCAGGACCTAAACACAGAAGCACAGTGAGGCAAGAGGCCTGGTCGCAAGCTTGAAATTACCTTCCCTCAGATAAAAGTGCCTGCCGTCTCGAATTCTTTTTATTAAGGAAACAAAACCTATCTGCTATTGGCTATCTTCTCTTAAGCAGCCCCGGGAGCCAGGGAGGGCAGGTAACACTTCTCCAGTTTCGCGGCTGGGAAGCTGTTGCCCGATGGGGCGTGCTACCTGGTAAGGCCAACAGGTAAGCCCGGGCTGAGCCCCACCCAGCCCACTCCCTGCTCCCTGGCTGGGACCCTTTTTCCTGTGGCTGGCTCCTCAGGCCCAGCCAGACTGTGACATGGTGCCTGTGACAAGCTAGGCCCTCAAAAGGTCCTCGGAACCAAGTTTAAGTTCCCCCATGGGAACAGAGAAGGGCTGCAGGCCTGGCAGCACACTTCCTCTGCAACCACGGGGGAGGAGGACGCCTGTGCAACCCTGCCACCCAACAGACAGGAGACCTGAGGGGAGGCTGGCGAGCTGAGAGCCACCCCCTAGAAGTCGCAGCATCTCCTGCAGGAGGGGAGCCACACTATGGTAAGCCACAGCAGTAGAGGGTGATGCAGTCAGAGGACCCCTCGACATGGAAACTGGGGTGCGAAGGCGATCATGACCAGGGTTGGGTTTTGAAAGTGGTTCTAATTCTGCCTAAAGGAGGGCAACTTATATCTAAGCCCCAGAGTCAGGTTCTATTTTCTACTGACACAGCGCCAGAGGCTCCTTCCAGGGCCAAATTCTGAGGAGTGGAGGGGCTTCTGGGGAGCCTCTATCTTCCCGACATAACACAGTGGGAGGTCACAGAGGCCACCAGTGAACGAAGACAGATGAGGTTACGTGCAGGGACGACTCACACTGTGCACGTGTCCTTGGTGGGGTTTTAGCCCGGCCTCCCCTGTACCCACATTTGCCCCAACCTACCCTTTTAACACCCAGCGAGCCAGTGTTAGCTCTGAAATCATCCCAAGTTCAAAGTGCTCTAGCAAGGCAAGGCACCAGGCTTCCTCCTACCCCAGCAGATCAGACTCACAGTCACGCCATGTCCCCCCGGGGAAAAGCACACCCCCGGGAcctgggggcaggaggctgggTGCCGGTGCAGTGGGAGGAGGACAGACCCCTCCTTCCCATGCGGCCGCGGGCGGTGGGTTAGTCAGAAAGCAGAGCCGCCTGGGGACGTCGAGAGTGCATTggtaaaaccacagtgaggtaagAAGAGAAATAAGAGGAGAAAAACCTTCCGGACAGATCATCCCCAACTTCATACTGATAGACACGAATGACCCGACGATACGCTATGctattcaaagaaaagaaaccaaatgaATACACCAGAGGAAGGGGAGGCCAGAGCATACCgagacagacacacaccacaGGCCCAAGCTGGCAGTGCACAGGCAGGGCCGCCTGGTGCCCAGGCAGGGACCTGGCGGAGGCCGAGCCGACGGCCGGCCTGGGAGGGCAGGCAGCCTTGGGCGGCTCACATGGGGACCAGGCTAGATGGGacagggctgggaggagccacacAGTAAGGGGAGCATGGCACCTCGTGGAGACAAGACCAAGACCAGCAGACACAGCCACGGGCACTGGGGAGGAGAGCGGACACCAGGGCAGCTTATGAGCTGAAGCTGAACCTGCGATCCCTAAATCCCGCCCCACTCTGCCTTCAGCACGTGCTCGAAGCAGTGTGGGCACACCTCTCCCGCTGCCTCCTTTAACGCCTGATGGACCTGCCTGCAGGGCCTCGGGAGCGCTAGTCGAAGCCATGTGGTCCCAGGAGAGGACGCAAAGGTGCCCGATCTGGGGGGAGGCCCCACCCAGACTGGGCAGGATGGCCCTGCTCCTCTCGGGGCTCCTCCCAAGCCCTGGGCACTTACACTTCCTATTAAGGGAAAAGGCAGCCTCAGCCCTCAGTGGGGGCACTAGGGGAGGAGGGGTCAGTGCACCGATGGGGACTTGGTGCACCAGCTGGAGCCCCCTCCACAGTGTCAGCCTGTTTCATGCCCATGACCTCCTAGAGACTAAATATGGTCCCGTCAGACACATGGGGGGAAAAGGCAGAAATGAGTCCAGTATAATCCCAATGGCTGAACAAGGGTGGGGGTTCTCAGAGGCTCTGGACTCCAGCTCTGGTCTCACTCCCTGGAGAACCCTTGGAATCTGAACAGGAAGGTGGGAGTGGCTCCCCTCCCCAGACCGCAGGCCGTCAGGGACAGGGAGCCATGCGTGccagggaagggggcgggggacGTGGAGCCCGCCCCGGGCAGGAAGGCTCATCCTGGGATCCTCTGCAAGCCAGGCCACACGGGGACAAAGGGCAGAGGGACAAGCACACGAGACACCACCACACCACGAGCCCGGAGAAATAAGAAGTCAATATTAACCCATCGAGGAGATACGTTCTGTGGAGGTGGGGTCCAAGCAGCCACAAGACAAGGTGGAGTCCGGACAGCGGCAGTCGCggggtggggacagaggcagacacaagagagaagaaaaacaaaaccaaggtcATTAGTACCTGCGCTGCACGCAAGCCTATAACCTCTGTCACTGTCGCTGCGCGGGGCGACCGCGGGCTGCGCTCGGTCCCACCCAATCCCGGACACCCAGCCACTCCATCGTTAGGAAAGCTCCCCCGAGAACACCCCAACTCTGCCCACCCCTGTGGCTCCAGCCAGACCAGGCCGCACTCCTAGCCCTTCCTTCCAGTCTCTGGAGCCCGAGGCCTGGGCAGTCAGCCCCCCCGGCCCGGGCCGCACCTGGTCTCCTGGATCCACTGGTGGAAGGCGTTGGCGTGCTGGGCGAACTCCTGGCGCAGCTTGTCGTTCTCCTCCTGCCGGCGCTGCTCCTTCTGCAGCTCCAGCTCCCGCTCCTAAGGACCAAGGGAGAGAGACGCGCgtcacccccgccccctcacgGACAGGCTCCAGGATCGGCAACTGACCATCTGGTCTTAACGCTGGAGAAGAGGAGCAGGGAGTTGTTTTCTGAAGCCGGACACAAGACACCCGCACTCGGGGGGTCAGGGAGGACCCGCTGTTCACCTCAACCCACAGATGGCACAGAAGGCATCTCTAGCGCACGTCCCCCGAGACTGCAagacatggggggaggggggcaccatcacagccactggggaTGCAGGACCCACATGCGGTGACCTGTGATTAACGAAACTGCGCGTCCTCCCGTCTCCTCACTCTTGAGCTAGAAGggcttccctgcccagggcccagcccgGCCCAGCGGGGAACGGCACCTTGATGATCTTCTGCAGGTTCCTCCAGGTCTCCTCCAGGGCCTCCATGGTGAACCAGGTGTAGGGGTTGGAGGCCACGCGGAAGCTCTTGATCTGGCGATCCAGCTCGGCCAGCTGGTTGAAGTCGGCCTGGGCCGAGCTAAGCGAAGAGCGGAAGGCGTCGTGGGCCTCGCGCAAGGCCTTGATCTCTTCCAGGGAGTTGCAGCGCACCGGGTCTGTTAAGTCCTCCTCTGCATTTTCAAACCAGCTGTTGAAGGCAGAAGCCTTTTTGGCAAAGGTCAGGAAGAGGTCCTCCACCTACAAGCAGAGGAGGCTGAGTTAGCACAGCTGCGGGCACCGGATGGACCATCCCTGGTGGGCAGTGGTGTGGGGACCAGGAGCAGGGGGCTCCCCAGGGCGTCAGGGGCTGGCTCGGCTTGCTGCCCCTGCCGGCTCCGACCTCtgaaagcccccccccccacactgtCCCCTCGCTCCTCTCTCCGGGGGCCACACCAGCTCGGCCTGTCCTGGATGTTTCCGCACAGCAGGCTCATGAAAGCAACCGAGGGTCCCGTGTGCCTTGGCTGACGCTGACTCCATGCCCCGTGCAGAGCCGCTGCCCCGGGAGGTGGGTTTGTCTCCCCTGGGCGCCGAGCTGGCCTAGCTTGGCCAGGGCCACGCTCACCTTGCGGAAGTGACTCTGAGCCTCCAGCAGCTTCTTCTTCCGGGTGGCCGAGTTGGCCAGAAGCTGGCTCCACCTCTTCATGAGGGCGGCATGCCGGGCCTCGATGGCCTTTGACTGGAtgtgcttggcggccagcagctGGTCTTTGAGGGCAGTGATGTTGGCGATGCCCTCCTGCTGGAAGGCCTGCAGGCCTGCATCGAAGGTTTCCTGGAACGAGGAACGAGAAGACAGCGTGCAGGGACCACACGGAGACGAGATGGCGCTATTTCCGGCGCCTCTGCTCGGACAGCACCTACACCTGTCCGGCCAGCTGCCCAGGCCAGACGGTCAGCCTCGAGTCCCCACCTTCTCCTGACACTTGGTCACACCTGGCCACGTTTCTGCATCTCCTCCAGACCACAGGTCATGGCGGcagctcctcccaggccctgctttCAGGGCTCTCGCCACTACCTCTGCCAAAAACGCCCGCCTGGCTCTCCCCTAACCACTTCCAGTTCACCCTCTGTGATCTAGCTTAGGTGTCGTCTCCTCTGGGGAGACTTTCCTGTCAACCCTTGCCTGTTGGAAACTGAGTCGGACACCTCTCGAGTAAAGTCCACCTCCTGCTGTGCTCAGCCCTGTTAGCACCTGTCAGGCTGCAGCTCAGAGACCTAGTCTGAGGGCTTCCTGAGGACCAGGGCTGTATCTCAGTCACTGCTGGTCCCTAGGGCCTAACATAAAATAGTCAAGTGTCTCAATAAAAGATGCTGACCATCTTGCATCCACCAGGAAATACTATGTGAGTAAGTTTCCAGGACTGACCTGTTTGGTAAGGAGAGTCTGGACAGAAGACAGATCTCGACCATAATCATCCGTCTTCAAGCTGTTCTCCTTTTCACCTAGAAAACCGAGCGTGGGAAATCAACCATCCCTTCTCAATGTAACGAggtgaattacaaaaaaaaaaaaagaaaaaagaaaaccaaacaccTATTATTCTGCTTACATTTAAATTCCAACACTACTGACAGCAGTCTCTGAACCTACATGAGCTGGCGCCTCCCCGCACCCAGGCCCCCGTCCGACGTCTGTGTCCTGAAGAGGCCCCTCCAGCCTGTCCTAGATGCGGTTCAGTCGCTACTTATGTGACAGCAACTACCAAGGTCATGTGGGTCCTGACACCAGTGCCGCTCCCCCTTGCCAGGGGCTGGTTCACCCGTGTAGCTGGGGGCAGTGCTGGTGCGGGCTGGGCCCGTGGCGTGGCCCGTTTGTGCTCTGGTGCCCGCTGCTTCTTCCAGCGTTACAGGACTTTTGTTTTGTCAACCCTCTGCTGGCCCAGGGGCACCTGAGGCTCGGCTCTCTGCCTCGATATCCTGTCTCCTGCTGCCACCAGTGGTCTGCCTGGCGGCGGGGTTCTCTGATATGCCCACATTCCAGCAGTTTCTTCTCCGCAGAAGAAAACCAGCTGCATAGGCAGCAGACACGCTGTGGTTCTGAACAACCTCCCCAGTCTGAGAGGGTAAGAGGCTCAGGCTTACCGATCCAGGACTCCACCACATCAGCCTTCCAGTTGAACTGAAGGAAGGCTGAATTCTCGTCGAGCTTTGCCTTCCTCTGGGCGGCAGCTTTCTCCAAGTCTGATACTTTCCCATTCAGGCCCTTCATCTTTGAAGAGATGTTCTCCTCGTGGTGATTGTTCTAGGCCATGGAGAAAGCACCCCGTCAGCCGCACCCCTGCTGTGGTTACGCCATCTGCACCCTCCCTGCCCGGC from the Hippopotamus amphibius kiboko isolate mHipAmp2 chromosome 2, mHipAmp2.hap2, whole genome shotgun sequence genome contains:
- the DYNC2I2 gene encoding cytoplasmic dynein 2 intermediate chain 2 isoform X2; the encoded protein is MATHAPPRQLGPAGSAGAKALASGGAASTEGPERPGPLQDETLGVASVPSQWRGVQGIRGETKSCQTASIATAEASAQTRKHADAEVQTEVPEPVSLPSVPRYDGPRLAAFLRRVEAMVTRELNKNWQSHAFDGFEVTCLHTLGYPPAQGQGLHVTGVSWNTTGSVVACAYGRLDDGDWSTLKSFVCTWNLDRRGLNPQRPSAVVEVPSAVMCLAFHPTQPSHIAGGLYSGEVLVWDVSRPEDPLLWRTGLTDDTHTDPVYQVGQASFLSVAPRPPVQVVWLPEPRHSHRFQVLSVAADGKVLLWQGVGAGRLQLSAGFALAVQQLPRNTKLKKPPRGETEVGATAVAFSSFDPSLFVLGTEGGFPLKCSLAAEEAALTRMPSSVPLRAPAQFTFSPHGGPVYSVSCSPFHRNLFLSAGTDGHVHLYSMLQAQPLTSLQLSHKYLFAVRWSPVRPLVFAAASGEGDVQLFDLQKSSQKPTVSIKQTQDESPVYCLEFNHQQTQLLAAGDAKGTVKVWQLSSEFSEQGPRETEDLDQLAAEVAT
- the DYNC2I2 gene encoding cytoplasmic dynein 2 intermediate chain 2 isoform X1 codes for the protein MATHAPPRQLGPAGSAGAKALASGGAASTEGPERPGPLQDETLGVASVPSQWRGVQGIRGETKSCQTASIATAEASAQTRKHADAEVQTEVPEPVSLPSVPRYDGPRLAAFLRRVEAMVTRELNKNWQSHAFDGFEVNWAEQQQTVTCLHTLGYPPAQGQGLHVTGVSWNTTGSVVACAYGRLDDGDWSTLKSFVCTWNLDRRGLNPQRPSAVVEVPSAVMCLAFHPTQPSHIAGGLYSGEVLVWDVSRPEDPLLWRTGLTDDTHTDPVYQVGQASFLSVAPRPPVQVVWLPEPRHSHRFQVLSVAADGKVLLWQGVGAGRLQLSAGFALAVQQLPRNTKLKKPPRGETEVGATAVAFSSFDPSLFVLGTEGGFPLKCSLAAEEAALTRMPSSVPLRAPAQFTFSPHGGPVYSVSCSPFHRNLFLSAGTDGHVHLYSMLQAQPLTSLQLSHKYLFAVRWSPVRPLVFAAASGEGDVQLFDLQKSSQKPTVSIKQTQDESPVYCLEFNHQQTQLLAAGDAKGTVKVWQLSSEFSEQGPRETEDLDQLAAEVAT
- the DYNC2I2 gene encoding cytoplasmic dynein 2 intermediate chain 2 isoform X3, whose translation is MATHAPPRQLGPAGSAGAKALASGGAASTEGPERPGPLQDETLGVASVPSQWRGVQGIRGETKSCQTASIATAEASAQTRKHADAEVQTEVPEPVSLPSVPRYDGPRLAAFLRRVEAMVTRELNKNWQSHAFDGFEVNWAEQQQTVTCLHTLGYPPAQGQGLHVTGVSWNTTGSVVACAYGRLDDGDWSTLKSFVCTWNLDRRGLNPQRPSAVVEVPSAVMCLAFHPTQPSHIAGGLYSGEVLVWDVSRPEDPLLWRTGLTDDTHTDPVYQVVWLPEPRHSHRFQVLSVAADGKVLLWQGVGAGRLQLSAGFALAVQQLPRNTKLKKPPRGETEVGATAVAFSSFDPSLFVLGTEGGFPLKCSLAAEEAALTRMPSSVPLRAPAQFTFSPHGGPVYSVSCSPFHRNLFLSAGTDGHVHLYSMLQAQPLTSLQLSHKYLFAVRWSPVRPLVFAAASGEGDVQLFDLQKSSQKPTVSIKQTQDESPVYCLEFNHQQTQLLAAGDAKGTVKVWQLSSEFSEQGPRETEDLDQLAAEVAT